A stretch of Thermococcus bergensis DNA encodes these proteins:
- a CDS encoding IS6 family transposase has protein sequence MKVTINTPRRNKIPAKKKTRAINLYLHGLSYRQVGTILEISHTTVWETVQKFAKAVYQPKILAVKKQRNFIAIDETVIKINGQKRFLWAAIDVESKEILAVWITSVRNWWIARDFILVVLKSCEGQPIFLVDKGPWYKSAFKSLGLDYLHVTFGPRNCVERWFRTVKERTKRFWNNFRARDWRRVHRFVFLFSFWYNFVRIHSRFGGPPGDVTEWLQEVIPQLS, from the coding sequence ATAAAGGTTACTATAAACACGCCCCGCCGGAACAAAATCCCAGCAAAAAAGAAAACCAGGGCAATAAACCTGTACCTGCACGGACTAAGTTACAGACAGGTAGGAACAATCCTCGAAATCAGCCACACAACAGTCTGGGAAACAGTCCAAAAATTCGCGAAAGCAGTTTACCAGCCGAAAATCCTCGCAGTCAAAAAACAGAGAAACTTCATCGCAATTGACGAGACAGTGATAAAGATCAACGGCCAGAAGAGATTTCTCTGGGCTGCAATCGACGTTGAGAGCAAAGAAATCCTAGCAGTATGGATTACAAGCGTTAGGAACTGGTGGATTGCCAGGGACTTCATTCTAGTTGTTTTGAAATCCTGCGAGGGACAGCCAATTTTCCTGGTTGACAAAGGGCCGTGGTATAAATCAGCGTTTAAATCTCTCGGGCTGGATTATCTGCATGTGACTTTCGGGCCGAGGAACTGTGTTGAGCGCTGGTTTAGGACTGTTAAAGAGAGAACAAAGCGTTTCTGGAATAACTTCAGGGCTAGAGACTGGAGGAGGGTTCACAGGTTTGTTTTTCTGTTTTCATTCTGGTATAATTTTGTTAGAATTCATTCTCGGTTTGGTGGACCGCCTGGTGATGTGACTGAATGGCTTCAGGAGGTGATACCCCAGTTATCCTGA